In one window of Ruminococcus albus AD2013 DNA:
- a CDS encoding dockerin type I domain-containing protein gives MNIAFKRITAAVIALTMSAGSAPSICGSFQIFEGTSLTAYAAEVNTAKVSNYDELKAAIANEDISTIVVTADIDVPCDTVTRSTVTTLQLVIDRSLTIESAEGKKFTIKRTAAEGANSGSLTSVFGIKGNGTGDGYNNVSTNTVEVELRNIIIDGGAVWSEDGITNTSPHNSGVSGRAMIDVFQGGVLNLGDGLELRNSSTTNSTDTTCSDGGTSANYGGAVRVDYTRPHGGGTVNVKAGSVIHDCYANGGWGGALGAYNFAHLNVYGGTIYNCASGHGGAIGCTYRAGTSRDDAATVNMYGGYIHDCYANYRGGAINFDGNTENFVLGGKIENCHADLGGAIAMSDGTVNLNLPDVTSGQLTIEGCGESNFTPDYGYSGLGRTSSGSSSSLNNTKVVTVSFDGMRGEDDRYASLTIYKQLDDDGNWQGNSLGEAFPGDPVQAGYVFDGWYDNKEYSGVPVTAQTVFDKDTTLYAKWRDHDHEWSYTAYNNTITAECTADSICNVKKDLTLTLCAPESLTYDGTEKSAYIDDNYNKAAFPDNYTIEYFNGDKKLSSVPVGAGDYTAKIKVGNAVASVDFTVAKAKLTVTSEGYSGTYDGAAHGITVDTGDSDAEIYYAEEELTKDNYMTAGTTEDLTFTDAGEYTVYFYAVSDNYDPIPASGSNTVSIAKSEATTSAKPTAIADLKFSGEEQVLVTPGSTKDGDLVYAVSDSKEQAPDDKEYSEDIPKGKEIGTYFIWFKVKGDKNHFDTEAECIEAVIGESRSSLGDVNNDGIINVTDITKIAAHVKGKKLLKNDEIIRADINKDGKITVTDITKVAAHVKGKKLIKG, from the coding sequence ATGAATATAGCGTTCAAACGTATAACCGCTGCAGTTATAGCTTTGACCATGTCCGCAGGCTCTGCACCGTCCATATGCGGCAGCTTTCAGATTTTTGAGGGGACATCGCTGACAGCTTACGCCGCTGAGGTCAACACAGCTAAGGTATCAAATTACGATGAGCTGAAAGCAGCTATTGCAAATGAGGATATTTCAACAATAGTAGTCACCGCAGATATTGATGTGCCCTGTGACACAGTAACCAGATCAACGGTGACCACATTACAGCTGGTCATCGACCGCAGTCTTACTATCGAAAGTGCAGAAGGCAAAAAGTTTACGATAAAACGTACTGCCGCAGAAGGCGCTAACAGCGGCAGCCTTACCTCTGTATTTGGCATAAAAGGAAACGGTACAGGCGATGGATATAACAACGTTTCCACCAATACCGTTGAAGTGGAATTGCGAAATATCATCATTGACGGCGGCGCAGTATGGAGCGAAGATGGTATAACAAATACATCTCCACACAATTCAGGTGTCAGCGGACGAGCTATGATAGATGTATTTCAGGGCGGTGTGCTGAACCTCGGTGACGGACTTGAGCTTCGCAACTCCTCTACCACCAATTCCACTGATACCACCTGTTCTGACGGCGGCACATCTGCAAACTACGGCGGTGCTGTAAGAGTTGATTATACCAGACCTCATGGCGGCGGAACAGTCAATGTAAAAGCAGGATCAGTTATACACGATTGCTATGCAAACGGCGGCTGGGGCGGCGCACTGGGCGCATACAACTTTGCTCATCTTAACGTTTACGGCGGAACTATATATAATTGTGCTTCAGGCCACGGCGGAGCTATCGGCTGCACATACAGAGCAGGAACTTCGAGAGATGACGCTGCTACTGTAAATATGTACGGCGGATATATCCACGACTGTTATGCAAACTACCGCGGAGGTGCGATAAATTTCGACGGAAATACCGAGAACTTTGTCCTTGGCGGCAAAATAGAGAACTGCCATGCCGACTTAGGCGGAGCTATCGCAATGAGCGACGGCACCGTAAATCTGAATCTTCCCGACGTTACATCAGGACAGCTGACTATCGAGGGATGCGGTGAGAGCAACTTTACACCTGATTATGGATACAGCGGTCTGGGAAGAACATCTTCAGGTTCATCCTCAAGCCTGAACAATACCAAAGTTGTTACAGTCTCATTTGATGGTATGCGCGGTGAAGATGACAGGTACGCTTCTCTGACAATATACAAACAGCTTGATGACGATGGAAACTGGCAGGGTAACTCTCTGGGCGAAGCTTTCCCGGGCGACCCTGTTCAGGCAGGTTATGTTTTTGACGGTTGGTATGACAACAAAGAATACAGCGGTGTACCCGTAACTGCACAGACGGTTTTCGATAAGGATACCACACTTTACGCAAAGTGGAGAGATCACGATCATGAATGGTCATACACAGCTTATAATAATACAATAACCGCCGAATGCACCGCTGACTCTATATGCAATGTCAAAAAAGATCTTACACTTACACTTTGCGCCCCCGAATCACTTACCTACGACGGAACAGAAAAATCAGCCTATATCGATGATAACTATAACAAAGCAGCTTTTCCTGACAATTACACCATAGAATACTTCAACGGAGATAAAAAGCTGTCCTCCGTTCCTGTTGGTGCAGGTGACTACACAGCTAAGATCAAAGTCGGGAATGCGGTAGCAAGTGTTGATTTTACTGTTGCTAAAGCCAAACTTACTGTCACCTCCGAAGGATACAGCGGAACATATGACGGTGCTGCACATGGTATCACTGTTGACACAGGCGATTCGGATGCAGAAATATATTACGCCGAGGAAGAACTTACCAAGGATAATTATATGACCGCAGGCACCACCGAAGATCTGACATTCACAGACGCAGGCGAATACACCGTGTATTTCTATGCTGTATCTGATAACTACGATCCCATTCCCGCAAGCGGAAGCAATACGGTGAGCATCGCAAAGTCAGAAGCTACAACTTCCGCCAAGCCTACTGCTATAGCTGATCTTAAATTCAGCGGTGAAGAACAGGTGCTTGTCACCCCCGGCTCCACCAAAGACGGAGATCTCGTTTATGCTGTAAGTGACAGCAAGGAACAGGCTCCTGATGATAAGGAATATTCCGAAGATATCCCCAAGGGAAAAGAAATCGGAACTTACTTTATCTGGTTCAAAGTTAAGGGCGATAAAAACCATTTTGATACTGAGGCAGAATGCATTGAAGCTGTGATCGGAGAAAGCAGATCTTCACTGGGCGATGTCAACAACGACGGCATTATAAATGTTACCGATATCACAAAGATTGCCGCTCATGTCAAAGGCAAAAAACTGCTTAAGAATGATGAGATCATCCGTGCTGACATAAATAAGGACGGAAAGATAACAGTTACAGATATTACAAAGGTAGCCGCACACGTCAAAGGCAAAAAACTTATAAAAGGATAA
- a CDS encoding alpha/beta hydrolase-fold protein, translated as MSSSKKIGKKFLSVLSSAALAASCLALVPTAPALAVEAAGESSYIFHDTFESGTDNWSARGSCNAAVSSNATYKGSKALYLSGRTAAWNGGQKSLSTTTFVPGRSYAFSACFANLTGSDPTEFKLTLQYSLNGTASYDKIAQTFANRGEFVQLYNAEYTIPAGASDLVLVVETTEETCDFYVDEIIAAPAGTKIDGPTSKVVISKGPRRGDIDLDGDITVLDLIELKRGMIRGFINKTAETNADIDQSGVIDEDDVSALQSYLVGAITEFPVVNNHLSMKDFTDKVKNTIVEKEPDSANRSKSGVTYGQIQKKSYYSTTCNRQKDVNILLPPNYDPNKQYPVMYIMHGYYEGIDRMLTKGNAEMHTREMIGNAIAEGAAKEMICVFPDVFSSPTLRACTGMDETNNQAYDNFINDLTKDLMPYMEKNYSILTGKDNTAITGFSMGGRESLLIGMKRPDLFGYIGAICPAPGVTGSFNWSADNQPYFLMITGGSDDTVVYDNPKNYHNNFDKNGVPHIWHYVNGGYHGDNCIRAHLYNFFRIAFQN; from the coding sequence ATGTCAAGTTCAAAAAAGATAGGGAAAAAATTTTTGTCGGTACTGTCATCTGCAGCACTGGCAGCATCCTGTCTGGCTCTTGTGCCGACAGCTCCCGCGCTTGCCGTTGAAGCAGCAGGTGAGAGCAGTTACATCTTCCATGATACTTTTGAAAGCGGAACAGATAACTGGTCCGCAAGAGGAAGCTGTAATGCAGCTGTGAGCAGCAATGCAACGTATAAGGGTTCAAAAGCACTGTATCTTTCAGGAAGAACAGCTGCCTGGAACGGCGGACAGAAATCCCTTAGTACCACTACATTCGTACCCGGAAGAAGCTACGCATTCAGTGCCTGCTTTGCAAACCTTACGGGTTCCGATCCTACTGAATTCAAGCTCACACTCCAGTACAGCCTTAATGGCACTGCAAGCTATGACAAGATAGCTCAGACTTTTGCAAACCGCGGCGAGTTCGTTCAGCTCTATAATGCGGAATACACTATCCCCGCAGGGGCTTCCGATCTCGTACTGGTAGTTGAGACTACTGAGGAGACCTGCGACTTCTATGTTGATGAGATCATTGCTGCTCCTGCAGGAACAAAGATCGACGGACCTACATCAAAAGTAGTAATCAGCAAGGGTCCAAGAAGAGGTGACATCGACCTAGACGGTGATATTACGGTACTTGACCTTATCGAACTGAAGAGAGGTATGATAAGAGGATTTATTAACAAGACCGCAGAGACTAATGCAGATATAGATCAGAGCGGCGTTATCGATGAAGATGATGTATCTGCGCTCCAGTCATATCTTGTAGGTGCGATCACGGAATTCCCTGTGGTAAATAATCATCTTTCAATGAAGGATTTCACCGATAAGGTAAAGAATACCATAGTTGAAAAAGAACCTGATTCTGCAAATCGTTCAAAGAGCGGCGTAACATACGGTCAGATACAGAAGAAGAGCTACTATTCCACCACCTGCAACAGACAGAAGGATGTAAATATCCTTCTTCCTCCAAACTATGATCCCAACAAGCAGTATCCCGTAATGTACATCATGCACGGCTACTATGAGGGCATCGACAGAATGCTCACAAAGGGAAATGCTGAAATGCATACACGCGAGATGATAGGCAATGCTATCGCTGAGGGTGCAGCTAAGGAAATGATCTGCGTATTCCCCGATGTGTTCTCAAGTCCTACTCTAAGAGCCTGCACAGGTATGGACGAAACGAACAATCAAGCATACGATAACTTCATAAACGATCTCACCAAGGATCTTATGCCCTATATGGAGAAGAATTACAGTATTCTGACAGGCAAGGACAACACTGCTATAACAGGCTTCTCAATGGGCGGACGTGAGTCTCTCCTCATTGGCATGAAGAGACCCGATCTCTTTGGCTATATCGGTGCAATATGCCCTGCACCCGGAGTTACAGGTTCCTTCAACTGGAGCGCTGATAATCAGCCTTACTTCCTGATGATAACAGGCGGAAGCGACGATACTGTAGTTTACGACAATCCCAAGAACTATCACAACAACTTCGATAAAAACGGTGTTCCTCATATCTGGCACTATGTAAACGGCGGCTACCACGGTGATAACTGTATAAGAGCTCATCTTTACAACTTCTTCCGTATAGCTTTCCAGAACTAA
- a CDS encoding family 43 glycosylhydrolase: MKKFFSAVTKAALTAALCTSATIIAQADNPIVQTSFTPDPAPVVIGDELYVFTGCDREGNNDFYYMTGWQCFSTKDMKNWTDHGRILEDTSFSWCNKNDAWASQCIERNGKYYFYFTTTNKSGGGRAIGVAVADSPEGPYRDPLGKPLCGPNWDYIDPTVIIDDDGQAWLMFGNPKCYYVKLKEDMVTLDGQIKQFDMNTQQFGYSSERSTSYGEGPWIYKRNNLYYLVWASFVDGYGGESQCYATGPSVTGPWTYRGVIQQGSNCFTTHGGIIDYKDHSYFFYHKNGLPGGGTFNRSAACEEFTYNADGTIPVVKPTNSGPQQLEALDPFERVEAETICWSEGVKTEKDDNGSVNVGYIKKGSYIKVAGVDFGEGADKFTASVASAENGGYIELHLDSKTGPVVGTLNVGDTGGWHNWKEVSCDVSGAEGEHDLYLVFNGGDGYLMNIDWWKFGGAGANSSGTDTYIFKNTFEGKLDGCSDRGGSKVALSTDEAYEGTGSVYCTNRSSSWQGVGKSLNYKFKAGESYSFSAIVKYNEGAASTKFHLTLQYTGSDGETYYDKIDTANVSNGEWTQLANTSYKIPSGAKNLLVYVETEGDVSDDKTATNFYVDNFFAAADGTVINGPQAVVVSQPTVSYVPGDSSADLTWSAVPGAEKYAVCVYSNGKWQKIAETGGNSYTLKGLLSGFKYKVAVIAMTNGKWSNDFSNMIAVTPTGDSYPSINYIAYNDVYHQFQLRWNPVSGATQYGVAVKLGGKWKVQAYTDNVIFTSPKLRPGSTYEMVVCAKVNGKWDISNINARAFRVTVK; the protein is encoded by the coding sequence ATGAAAAAGTTTTTTTCAGCAGTTACGAAAGCTGCATTGACAGCTGCTCTATGCACATCGGCAACTATCATTGCGCAGGCAGACAATCCGATCGTGCAGACATCTTTCACACCTGATCCCGCGCCTGTCGTTATCGGCGATGAGCTGTATGTATTTACAGGCTGTGACCGCGAAGGCAACAATGATTTCTACTACATGACAGGCTGGCAGTGCTTCTCCACAAAGGATATGAAGAACTGGACAGACCACGGCAGGATACTTGAGGATACTTCGTTCTCGTGGTGCAACAAGAACGACGCATGGGCTTCACAGTGTATCGAGCGCAACGGCAAGTACTATTTCTATTTCACCACTACCAACAAGAGCGGCGGAGGACGAGCTATCGGTGTTGCAGTTGCAGATTCACCCGAAGGCCCATACAGAGATCCTTTGGGGAAACCGCTGTGCGGTCCTAACTGGGATTATATCGACCCGACTGTTATCATAGATGATGACGGTCAGGCGTGGCTGATGTTCGGCAACCCGAAATGCTACTATGTAAAGCTGAAAGAAGATATGGTAACGCTGGATGGTCAGATCAAGCAGTTCGATATGAACACACAGCAGTTTGGTTACAGCAGTGAAAGAAGCACTTCCTACGGTGAAGGCCCCTGGATATACAAGCGTAATAACCTTTACTATCTTGTGTGGGCATCTTTTGTTGACGGTTACGGCGGAGAGAGCCAGTGCTATGCAACAGGTCCTTCCGTTACCGGTCCCTGGACATACCGCGGCGTGATACAGCAGGGATCAAACTGCTTCACCACTCATGGAGGTATAATCGACTATAAGGATCATTCTTACTTTTTCTATCACAAGAACGGTCTCCCGGGGGGAGGTACGTTCAACAGAAGTGCTGCCTGTGAGGAATTCACATACAACGCTGACGGTACTATCCCTGTTGTGAAGCCAACAAACAGCGGTCCTCAGCAGCTCGAAGCTTTGGATCCTTTTGAGAGAGTAGAGGCTGAAACTATCTGCTGGAGCGAAGGAGTCAAGACCGAAAAGGACGATAACGGTTCCGTAAATGTGGGATATATCAAAAAAGGTTCTTACATAAAGGTCGCAGGCGTTGACTTCGGTGAAGGAGCTGATAAGTTCACGGCTTCCGTTGCTTCTGCAGAAAACGGCGGATACATCGAACTTCACCTTGACAGCAAGACAGGACCTGTTGTGGGTACACTTAACGTCGGCGATACAGGCGGCTGGCATAACTGGAAAGAAGTATCCTGCGATGTATCGGGTGCTGAAGGCGAGCACGACCTCTACCTTGTATTCAACGGCGGCGACGGATATCTTATGAATATCGACTGGTGGAAGTTTGGCGGTGCAGGTGCAAATTCATCGGGTACAGACACTTATATTTTTAAGAATACATTCGAGGGCAAGCTTGACGGATGCTCGGACAGAGGCGGCTCAAAAGTTGCTTTAAGTACAGATGAAGCTTATGAGGGCACAGGTTCTGTATACTGTACAAACCGTTCATCTTCATGGCAGGGTGTCGGCAAGAGCCTGAATTATAAATTCAAAGCAGGGGAGAGCTACAGCTTCTCGGCTATCGTAAAGTATAACGAAGGCGCAGCTTCCACAAAATTCCATCTAACACTCCAGTATACGGGTTCGGACGGTGAGACTTACTATGATAAGATCGATACCGCGAACGTTTCAAATGGCGAGTGGACACAGCTTGCGAATACAAGCTACAAGATACCGAGCGGAGCCAAAAATCTTCTGGTATATGTGGAGACAGAGGGAGACGTAAGTGATGATAAGACTGCCACAAATTTCTATGTAGATAATTTCTTTGCGGCGGCAGACGGTACAGTTATAAACGGACCACAGGCTGTGGTCGTATCTCAGCCAACGGTTTCATATGTACCGGGCGACAGCTCGGCAGATCTTACATGGTCTGCTGTTCCCGGTGCTGAAAAATACGCTGTATGCGTTTATTCAAACGGCAAATGGCAGAAGATCGCGGAGACTGGCGGCAATTCTTACACACTTAAAGGACTTCTGTCAGGATTCAAATACAAAGTTGCTGTCATTGCGATGACAAATGGCAAATGGAGCAATGATTTTTCAAATATGATCGCTGTAACTCCCACTGGCGACAGCTATCCATCTATAAACTATATCGCATACAACGATGTTTATCACCAGTTCCAGCTGAGATGGAACCCTGTCAGCGGCGCGACACAGTACGGCGTTGCGGTCAAGCTGGGCGGCAAGTGGAAAGTTCAGGCTTACACTGATAATGTTATCTTTACGTCACCCAAGCTCAGACCAGGAAGTACCTATGAAATGGTCGTTTGCGCCAAGGTAAACGGCAAGTGGGATATAAGCAACATAAATGCCAGAGCTTTCAGGGTAACGGTTAAGTGA
- a CDS encoding family 43 glycosylhydrolase, with protein MKKHKKILAVLMALSCFSAAVPQYTVPVTTQAAVYDQPNTYGWYFNFGFEGTTDGFSARGSASIASSSDTAFVGSSSLYVSNRTSAWQGASYKLGSNFKAGTEYSFSAIVSYLDGYDTDTFHLTLQYDGSDGTTYYDKIATETVTKGQWTQLANTNYKLPSGASNMQIYVETDSSTTSFYIDEVIGAVAGTGILGPEGGSSSSGSSGKTGKGGMLLGDINFDGDIDAMDIVLSERGMLRGFDDKNAEKAADVDQSGVFENEDVDLLKQFITNRITEFPVAAKAVDVSAMEAKFKNINIRKSYKYDGENNPISTTRFGADPGWMVYDGRLYIYTTNDAFETRSDGQYQENTYNSGTINCLSTADMVNWTDHGAIPIAARNGRTQNGCCSWASAAWAPDACWKMINGKPKFFLYFANSGGGIGVVTADSPTGPWSDPLGHALLSHNSPNCSNVEWMFDPGVYYDENTNEAYLFFGGGRKNGVPAATPGTGRVVKLGNDMISLAGTPVSMNIPYLFEDSSVIKIGDTWYYSYCSNWNVGNQTINGVNFGNADILYMTSKTPLDANSWKLSGNVFKNTGSQRIDNGGNNHHSIIYFKGKYYVAYHSRQYAIRKIKAENIKVYSSNGQLSADGNYRSTQINECTFSNGKLSCSGDMKGVSQIEWLNPYTTVQAETMSNQSDDVQVNGLRNTTVSMKSGSWLKVSGVNFSKGVNTITIKGSGSGTVIKVCTGSPSGDVIGYVELNGSMSENTVAAINSVSGQKDLYFVASGNATLDSWSIG; from the coding sequence ATGAAAAAACATAAGAAGATCCTGGCAGTATTGATGGCACTGAGCTGTTTTTCAGCAGCTGTACCGCAATATACTGTCCCTGTCACCACGCAGGCCGCTGTCTATGACCAGCCCAATACCTACGGCTGGTACTTCAATTTCGGATTTGAAGGCACGACTGACGGATTCTCGGCAAGAGGTTCCGCAAGCATAGCTTCAAGCAGCGATACTGCATTCGTTGGCAGCAGCTCACTTTATGTATCTAACAGAACGAGTGCCTGGCAAGGAGCTTCCTACAAGCTTGGCAGTAACTTCAAGGCAGGTACAGAGTACAGCTTCAGTGCTATAGTTTCCTATCTGGATGGATATGACACTGATACGTTCCATTTAACACTTCAGTATGACGGTTCCGATGGCACAACTTATTACGATAAGATCGCTACAGAAACAGTCACCAAGGGTCAGTGGACACAGCTTGCAAACACAAACTACAAGCTTCCCTCCGGCGCATCAAATATGCAGATCTATGTTGAGACTGACAGCTCTACTACTTCATTCTACATTGACGAAGTTATCGGTGCGGTAGCAGGCACAGGCATACTCGGACCAGAAGGCGGTTCCAGCAGTTCAGGCAGTTCCGGTAAGACCGGTAAAGGCGGAATGCTCCTGGGCGACATCAACTTTGACGGCGATATCGATGCAATGGATATTGTTCTTTCAGAGCGTGGTATGCTGAGAGGATTCGATGATAAGAATGCCGAAAAAGCTGCCGATGTTGATCAGAGCGGCGTTTTTGAAAACGAGGATGTTGATCTCCTCAAGCAGTTCATCACTAATCGTATAACCGAATTCCCCGTCGCAGCAAAGGCTGTAGATGTATCGGCTATGGAAGCTAAATTCAAAAACATCAATATACGCAAGAGCTATAAGTATGACGGAGAGAACAATCCTATTTCTACTACACGTTTCGGCGCTGACCCCGGCTGGATGGTTTACGACGGCAGACTTTATATCTACACAACTAACGACGCATTTGAGACCAGATCTGACGGTCAGTATCAGGAAAACACCTATAACTCAGGTACCATCAACTGCCTGTCTACCGCAGATATGGTAAACTGGACAGACCATGGTGCTATACCTATAGCTGCAAGAAACGGCAGAACTCAGAACGGCTGCTGTTCATGGGCAAGTGCTGCATGGGCTCCCGATGCCTGCTGGAAGATGATCAACGGCAAGCCTAAGTTCTTCCTGTACTTCGCAAACAGCGGCGGCGGTATCGGCGTTGTAACTGCTGACAGCCCCACAGGTCCCTGGAGCGATCCTCTTGGTCATGCACTGCTTTCACACAACTCACCCAACTGCTCAAACGTTGAGTGGATGTTCGACCCCGGTGTATACTACGATGAGAATACAAATGAAGCTTATCTCTTCTTCGGCGGCGGACGCAAGAACGGTGTTCCTGCAGCTACTCCCGGCACAGGCCGTGTTGTTAAGCTCGGAAATGATATGATCTCTCTTGCAGGCACCCCCGTTTCCATGAATATCCCTTACCTCTTTGAAGACTCGAGCGTTATCAAGATCGGTGATACTTGGTATTATTCTTACTGCTCTAACTGGAACGTAGGAAACCAGACAATAAACGGAGTAAACTTCGGAAACGCAGACATTCTTTACATGACTTCCAAGACTCCTCTGGATGCAAATTCATGGAAGCTTTCAGGTAATGTATTCAAGAACACAGGTTCACAGAGAATAGACAACGGCGGTAACAACCACCACTCTATCATCTACTTCAAGGGCAAGTACTATGTTGCTTACCACAGCCGTCAGTATGCTATCCGCAAGATCAAGGCTGAAAACATAAAGGTCTACAGCAGTAACGGACAGCTGTCAGCAGACGGTAACTATCGTTCAACTCAGATCAATGAATGCACCTTCAGCAATGGCAAGCTCTCTTGCAGCGGTGATATGAAGGGCGTTTCTCAGATCGAATGGCTCAACCCCTACACAACCGTTCAGGCTGAAACAATGTCCAACCAGTCCGATGACGTTCAGGTAAACGGACTCAGAAATACTACTGTTTCCATGAAGTCAGGCAGCTGGCTCAAGGTTAGCGGCGTTAACTTCAGCAAGGGCGTCAACACCATCACCATCAAGGGTTCAGGCAGCGGCACCGTTATCAAGGTCTGCACAGGCAGCCCCTCAGGCGATGTTATTGGCTATGTTGAACTCAACGGCTCTATGAGCGAAAACACTGTTGCAGCTATTAATTCCGTAAGCGGTCAGAAGGATCTGTACTTCGTAGCAAGCGGCAACGCAACACTCGACAGCTGGAGCATTGGTTAA
- a CDS encoding IS1182 family transposase — protein sequence MRNCQVRLNMNYEIYIEESSPVRVLSNVIDEIYQKEEYTIVSKWNGAIPEDIMMKIFIYGYMNDSFSSRKIEQFCKRDIHFMWLLDGFGAPDHSTISRFRQKMGEQIERVFYAVVKYLLNMKEISGENLFIDGTKIEANANRYTFVWKKAVSKNEQKLRVKLPEILDEINYAYGVRFPENTGVSDMISTLSSLMIKFGIERVYGKGHHKSVYQKALEKLEGYRDKMAQYDYYNSLFDGRNSFSKTDTDATFMHMKEDHMRNGQLKPGYNIQAAVEGEYIVGIDVSSERSDVNTLIPFLSKLNDLELFVLKNIICDAGYESEENYLYLRSHNMTSYIKPVNYEQSKKRNYRTKYGRPENMEYHEMGDIFVCKAGRILWRVGTKHEKSKTGFVSEKAMYRCESCEGCPYKQNCTKAKGNKTLSISHKFKELRTESLENITTEFGKQLRMNRSIQAEGVFGVLKQDHGFRRFLCRGKNNIRTEFLLLGLAYNIKKLFAKISENRLGISLFELKSA from the coding sequence ATGAGAAATTGTCAAGTGCGTCTTAACATGAATTATGAGATCTACATCGAAGAAAGCTCACCTGTCAGAGTATTGAGCAATGTTATAGATGAGATCTATCAAAAAGAAGAATACACTATTGTAAGCAAGTGGAATGGTGCCATACCCGAGGATATCATGATGAAGATATTCATCTATGGCTACATGAACGACTCTTTTTCAAGCCGTAAGATCGAACAGTTCTGCAAAAGGGATATCCATTTCATGTGGCTTCTCGATGGCTTTGGAGCTCCGGATCACAGCACTATCTCACGATTTCGTCAGAAAATGGGAGAACAGATCGAGCGTGTGTTTTACGCTGTTGTAAAGTATCTTTTGAATATGAAAGAGATAAGCGGCGAGAACCTGTTCATTGATGGCACCAAGATCGAAGCTAATGCAAACAGATATACATTCGTCTGGAAAAAGGCGGTCTCAAAAAACGAACAGAAACTGCGAGTAAAACTGCCTGAGATACTTGATGAGATAAATTATGCTTATGGTGTGAGATTCCCCGAAAATACAGGAGTATCGGATATGATCTCGACCCTGTCATCTCTTATGATAAAATTCGGTATTGAACGAGTTTACGGAAAAGGACATCATAAATCAGTATATCAGAAAGCACTTGAAAAGCTGGAAGGATATCGCGATAAAATGGCACAGTATGACTATTACAACAGCCTTTTTGACGGAAGAAACAGCTTTTCAAAGACAGATACCGATGCAACATTCATGCACATGAAGGAAGACCATATGAGAAACGGTCAGCTGAAACCCGGATACAACATACAGGCAGCGGTGGAAGGCGAGTATATTGTAGGTATAGACGTTTCAAGCGAACGGAGCGATGTAAATACGCTGATCCCGTTTCTGTCAAAGCTCAACGATCTGGAGTTGTTTGTATTGAAAAACATCATCTGCGATGCAGGATATGAGAGCGAGGAGAACTATCTTTATCTCAGATCACATAACATGACCTCATACATAAAACCCGTAAATTATGAGCAGAGCAAAAAGCGGAATTATCGTACAAAATACGGCAGACCCGAGAATATGGAATACCACGAAATGGGCGATATTTTCGTATGCAAAGCCGGCAGGATACTTTGGAGAGTCGGGACTAAACACGAAAAAAGCAAGACGGGATTCGTTTCCGAAAAAGCTATGTACAGATGTGAAAGCTGCGAAGGTTGTCCCTACAAACAGAACTGTACAAAAGCAAAAGGAAACAAGACGCTGTCTATATCGCATAAGTTCAAAGAACTGAGAACAGAAAGCCTGGAAAATATAACGACCGAATTCGGAAAACAGCTCAGAATGAACCGAAGCATACAGGCTGAAGGCGTATTCGGAGTACTGAAACAGGATCATGGCTTCAGAAGATTCCTGTGCAGGGGAAAAAACAACATCAGAACTGAGTTCCTTTTGCTGGGACTTGCATACAACATAAAGAAGCTTTTTGCTAAGATCTCAGAAAACCGACTTGGAATTTCTCTTTTTGAACTGAAATCAGCATAA